In a genomic window of Shouchella clausii:
- a CDS encoding sensor histidine kinase — translation MQNWFHIFPKNTGLSLYVWIIFCVLPFYFVISSATFIEITIGSIMIMLFFTTYRLSFIKKGWTMYVSVAIEMAINIGMTVYFGYIYFALFLAFFIGNVQNRKGFFALYAAHVTTTAAATTIGFNIQNETFIVQFPFIAIALIGVLLLPFTISNRHKRERLESQLETANEKIAQLLLAEERQRIARDLHDTLGQKLSLIGIKSDLARKWLPIDQEKTNIELQEIQKIARTTLNEVREIVSDIKRSRLSDEIERIKEILTAAEVELKIKGEDDALLKKPPLLENVLCMCLKEAVTNIVKHSGADRCTITFAQTPTEFCMEIKDNGNGLTGKTDAKQGGLQGMKERLEFINGDLHYESQDGFLVAMRVPVTGEKDGGSVQ, via the coding sequence GTGCAAAATTGGTTTCATATTTTTCCTAAAAATACGGGCTTAAGCCTCTATGTTTGGATTATCTTTTGTGTCTTGCCCTTTTATTTTGTGATTTCATCGGCAACGTTTATTGAAATTACAATCGGCAGCATTATGATCATGCTGTTTTTTACGACATACCGACTGTCTTTCATTAAAAAAGGCTGGACGATGTACGTGTCGGTGGCAATTGAAATGGCCATTAACATTGGGATGACGGTTTATTTTGGATATATTTATTTTGCTTTGTTTTTGGCTTTTTTCATCGGGAATGTACAAAACAGAAAAGGGTTCTTTGCTTTATATGCTGCACATGTAACGACTACGGCCGCTGCCACAACGATTGGCTTTAACATTCAGAATGAGACGTTTATCGTCCAGTTCCCGTTTATAGCCATTGCGTTAATTGGCGTTCTTTTATTGCCGTTTACCATTTCGAACCGCCATAAACGGGAGCGACTTGAAAGTCAGCTTGAGACAGCGAATGAAAAAATAGCACAACTGTTATTAGCGGAAGAACGGCAGCGAATTGCCCGTGATCTCCATGATACGCTTGGCCAAAAGCTTTCGTTGATCGGTATTAAAAGTGACTTGGCGAGAAAGTGGCTACCGATCGATCAGGAAAAAACCAATATAGAGCTACAGGAAATTCAAAAGATCGCCCGAACCACTCTTAATGAGGTGAGAGAGATTGTATCTGATATAAAACGTAGCCGCTTAAGTGATGAAATAGAACGGATAAAAGAAATTCTTACGGCGGCGGAAGTGGAGTTGAAGATAAAAGGGGAAGATGATGCATTGTTGAAAAAACCACCTCTTCTCGAGAATGTTCTTTGTATGTGCCTTAAAGAAGCGGTCACCAACATCGTGAAACATAGCGGAGCGGATAGGTGTACGATTACATTTGCCCAGACACCGACAGAGTTTTGCATGGAGATAAAAGACAATGGAAACGGCCTCACTGGCAAGACAGATGCGAAACAGGGCGGGCTCCAAGGAATGAAAGAAAGGCTAGAATTTATTAATGGGGACTTGCATTACGAGTCGCAAGACGGATTCTTGGTGGCTATGCGTGTTCCAGTTACCGGTGAAAAAGACGGAGGAAGTGTACAATGA
- a CDS encoding carbohydrate ABC transporter permease, producing the protein MHYRSRTYRIFSVFNIVFLLVLSAICIMPLIHILAVSFSSPAPANANLVRFWPVDFTVSAWEQTFGNQNFLRALWNGVFRTFLGTVISLVTITLAAYALSKEDREFKGRKMYMYALVFVMLFNGGLIPTYILVQNLGLINTIWALVLPGAVNVFNLILLLNFFRTGVPKSLEEAAFIDGAGHFQILFKIYLPISLPALATVGLFTMVGQWNSWFDGLIYLTDSTKYPLSTFLQTIIVQNDFSQLNVNPDEVKALSERTVRSAQIFIGALPIIIVYPFLQKYFVKGIVLGSVKE; encoded by the coding sequence ATGCATTACCGCAGCCGGACATACCGCATTTTTTCTGTATTTAATATTGTCTTTTTGCTTGTGCTTAGCGCGATTTGCATCATGCCGCTTATCCATATACTCGCCGTTTCATTTAGTTCTCCTGCTCCCGCCAATGCCAATCTTGTCCGTTTTTGGCCAGTTGACTTTACGGTGTCTGCTTGGGAGCAGACGTTTGGCAACCAAAACTTTTTGCGTGCGTTATGGAATGGCGTCTTTCGTACATTCCTCGGCACCGTAATCAGTCTTGTCACGATTACACTTGCCGCTTATGCACTTTCAAAAGAAGACCGGGAGTTTAAAGGCAGAAAAATGTACATGTATGCACTTGTGTTTGTCATGCTTTTTAATGGCGGCCTTATTCCCACGTATATCCTCGTCCAAAATCTTGGCTTGATCAATACGATTTGGGCACTTGTCCTACCTGGAGCTGTAAATGTATTTAATCTGATTTTGTTGTTAAATTTTTTTCGAACAGGCGTGCCGAAATCACTGGAAGAGGCTGCTTTTATTGATGGGGCGGGCCACTTCCAAATATTATTTAAAATTTATTTGCCTATCTCTTTGCCAGCATTGGCGACAGTTGGGCTGTTTACCATGGTAGGCCAATGGAATTCATGGTTTGACGGGCTCATTTATTTGACTGACTCCACCAAGTATCCGTTATCGACATTTTTGCAAACAATTATTGTTCAAAATGATTTTTCACAGCTTAATGTGAATCCTGATGAAGTGAAAGCATTGTCTGAGAGGACAGTCCGTTCTGCTCAGATTTTCATTGGCGCACTGCCGATTATCATTGTATACCCATTTTTGCAAAAGTACTTTGTCAAAGGGATTGTGCTTGGCTCGGTTAAAGAGTAG
- a CDS encoding sigma-70 family RNA polymerase sigma factor: MESYEEELCRNPIIFRFLEDPENKRLYTQAVNEPTSKNKQILDEAFKHFFVRVKVIHYISRLIAGYSVDFDKRIRKNEQQLLSLDALFHNGQTTLLDMLAAGDVIKDAELVQEEDGQYGELFENEVLQQAFQELKPLQREVLVYSFFYGYRNKDIAKRLAISEQRVSYNKKRGLELLKQKVAGQTKKQGGMP, from the coding sequence ATGGAATCGTATGAAGAAGAACTTTGCCGCAACCCGATCATTTTTAGGTTTCTAGAAGATCCGGAAAACAAACGGCTTTACACCCAGGCAGTAAACGAACCAACATCTAAAAACAAGCAAATCCTTGACGAGGCTTTTAAACATTTTTTCGTCCGTGTTAAAGTGATCCATTATATTAGCCGCCTAATAGCTGGCTATTCTGTCGATTTTGACAAGCGTATCCGTAAGAATGAACAACAGCTGCTTTCCTTAGATGCCCTCTTCCACAATGGCCAAACGACATTGCTTGATATGTTGGCAGCTGGCGATGTCATTAAAGATGCAGAACTCGTTCAAGAAGAGGACGGGCAGTATGGGGAGCTATTTGAAAACGAGGTGCTGCAACAGGCCTTCCAGGAACTAAAGCCTTTGCAGCGTGAAGTGCTTGTTTACTCGTTCTTTTATGGATACCGGAATAAAGACATTGCCAAGCGGCTTGCTATATCGGAACAGCGTGTTTCTTACAACAAAAAACGGGGTCTCGAACTGCTGAAACAAAAAGTTGCAGGGCAAACGAAAAAACAAGGAGGCATGCCCTAA
- a CDS encoding DedA family protein — protein sequence MEEWLLQLMEQFGYLGIFALIALENVFPPIPSEVILTFGGFMTQQTELSKTGVVLAATGGSLCGALILFAVGKWLDVKRMEALIDRYGHVLRLTKEDVQKADRWFDRYGPWTVLFCRLIPLIRSLISIPAGMSGMNIWLFICLTTLGTAVWNTILVHLGASVGENWHDIVEAMSVFSDVVYVGIAIAGIAILLWYIRLRTKRK from the coding sequence GTGGAAGAATGGCTGCTTCAACTGATGGAACAATTCGGTTATTTGGGAATTTTCGCGTTGATTGCATTGGAAAATGTGTTTCCGCCGATTCCGTCGGAAGTGATTTTGACATTTGGCGGGTTTATGACGCAGCAAACGGAACTAAGTAAAACAGGGGTCGTCCTCGCTGCTACAGGCGGCTCGTTGTGCGGAGCGCTCATTTTGTTTGCCGTTGGCAAATGGCTTGATGTGAAGCGGATGGAAGCGCTGATTGACCGGTACGGCCATGTATTGCGATTGACGAAAGAGGATGTACAGAAGGCTGATCGTTGGTTTGATCGCTATGGTCCGTGGACGGTGTTGTTCTGTCGCCTGATTCCCCTTATCCGTAGTTTAATATCGATTCCAGCTGGTATGTCAGGTATGAACATTTGGCTATTTATTTGTTTAACGACACTTGGCACAGCTGTTTGGAATACCATTCTTGTTCATTTAGGGGCTTCTGTTGGTGAGAACTGGCATGATATTGTTGAAGCGATGAGTGTCTTTTCAGATGTCGTTTATGTAGGAATAGCGATTGCTGGGATAGCGATCCTACTATGGTATATTCGCTTGCGCACGAAAAGGAAATAA
- a CDS encoding AraC family transcriptional regulator, with protein sequence MPKSNENVSYGFRFQEQPYPFVMNLWNIGWETQTDQAYRWDGTKRMEREKIVFQYTLSGYGELVHEGTFYKVEAGQAFFVSLPSAHCYYYPEDETEPWEFLYVTIEGKEALRMQKHMENKYGPVFSLQKDSEPIRRLFKLYAETAAGEIQDSYTGSQKAYEFMLSCFRFLEVPPKQVVKEPLARAIRYIEANYARPLTLEEIAQEAGWSKYYFIKQFKTELNITPMNYVTIIRIKKAASLLAQTDDTIAEVAHQVGMDDPNYFTKVFKKTVGVSASKFRKNEDNHLIDYIVTEW encoded by the coding sequence ATGCCAAAATCGAATGAAAACGTTTCCTATGGCTTTCGTTTTCAGGAACAGCCTTATCCGTTTGTCATGAATTTATGGAATATTGGTTGGGAAACACAAACCGATCAAGCTTATCGTTGGGATGGCACGAAACGGATGGAACGAGAAAAAATTGTGTTTCAATATACGCTTTCAGGCTACGGGGAATTGGTCCACGAAGGAACATTTTATAAAGTGGAAGCGGGCCAAGCTTTTTTCGTTTCGTTGCCAAGTGCCCATTGTTATTACTATCCAGAAGATGAGACAGAGCCGTGGGAATTTCTTTATGTCACGATCGAAGGAAAAGAAGCGTTGCGAATGCAAAAGCATATGGAGAACAAGTACGGGCCTGTGTTTTCCTTGCAAAAAGACAGCGAACCAATCCGCCGTTTGTTTAAATTGTATGCCGAAACGGCAGCTGGAGAAATCCAAGACTCCTATACAGGCTCGCAAAAAGCGTATGAATTTATGCTGTCGTGTTTCCGCTTTCTAGAAGTTCCTCCGAAACAAGTAGTAAAAGAACCCCTTGCAAGAGCGATTCGTTATATTGAAGCGAACTATGCAAGACCGCTGACATTAGAGGAAATCGCACAAGAAGCAGGCTGGTCGAAATATTATTTTATTAAGCAGTTTAAGACAGAATTAAACATTACGCCAATGAACTATGTGACGATTATTCGCATTAAAAAAGCGGCATCTTTGCTAGCGCAAACCGATGACACGATTGCGGAAGTGGCTCACCAAGTCGGAATGGATGACCCCAATTATTTTACAAAAGTATTTAAAAAGACGGTCGGCGTATCTGCTAGCAAATTTCGTAAAAATGAAGACAATCATTTAATTGATTACATTGTCACAGAGTGGTAA
- a CDS encoding sensor histidine kinase — translation MKQLSLFQKMVASIVLLLLPVMALYTYFYYVSEQVVREEVHSRNLSRLEVTMNRLEADIWQLSQFLIALSIDSDVDKLRNIELMSPYEAVVNKDAVQQKLLLYQQLSNMLVDVSVYLPDGERTISTMPQVPEQPRALSPSWTYVDAGPHNDHAKPYFIQHFQYPSQGKPVGNNVVIEARLYAESIRAHLLSLESSGEETALFYNKDHHAIVSAGNHEAVIEKFNQHGGNQREGMFTYEEDDNEYVVTYVQSPSLGWALIDVVPMEKVLEPIKTTRLWFYVTVAMLLLFGVAAAWLLYTQIHRPIDRLKDGILAFKGADYSVRMKVPKQKEFAIAMNGFNEMAEQIQTLIEQVLAEKIRSQEASLKLLQAQIDPHFLYNCLFYIKNMAKVNNTNAVEAMALHLGDYFRYRVKVEEEKTTIAEEINLVENFLAIHALRKRRLHYDIAVPDEMKTITIPRLIIQPIVENAIVHAIENIEGDGYIQITGEISGDNICRLTVENNGPKLGVGKLNQLQRMLEEDVLSESYGMRNVHQRLRQTFAGRSGLVLSESELGGLKVEILFEQEVV, via the coding sequence ATGAAGCAATTATCTTTGTTTCAAAAAATGGTCGCTAGTATCGTTTTATTGCTGTTACCGGTTATGGCCCTTTATACGTACTTTTATTATGTTAGCGAACAAGTTGTCCGTGAGGAAGTGCACTCCCGTAATTTAAGCCGCCTTGAAGTGACAATGAACAGGTTGGAGGCAGACATCTGGCAGCTTTCGCAGTTTTTGATCGCGCTTAGCATTGATTCAGATGTAGACAAGCTTCGTAATATCGAACTGATGAGCCCCTATGAGGCGGTTGTGAATAAAGATGCAGTCCAGCAAAAACTCCTTCTTTATCAGCAACTTAGCAACATGCTTGTCGATGTAAGTGTCTATTTGCCTGATGGCGAACGTACGATTTCGACAATGCCGCAAGTGCCAGAACAGCCTCGGGCGCTATCACCTTCGTGGACGTATGTAGATGCTGGACCACATAATGACCACGCTAAACCGTATTTTATCCAACATTTTCAGTACCCAAGCCAAGGGAAACCTGTCGGCAACAATGTTGTGATTGAGGCAAGGCTTTATGCGGAAAGCATACGAGCCCATTTGCTCTCACTAGAGTCTTCTGGGGAAGAAACCGCTTTGTTTTACAACAAAGACCATCATGCGATTGTTTCGGCCGGCAATCACGAGGCCGTGATTGAAAAATTTAACCAACATGGCGGCAATCAAAGGGAGGGGATGTTCACGTATGAAGAAGATGACAATGAATACGTTGTCACCTACGTACAATCTCCTTCACTCGGCTGGGCATTAATTGACGTTGTCCCTATGGAAAAGGTATTAGAGCCGATTAAAACGACGCGCCTGTGGTTTTATGTGACTGTAGCGATGCTCTTGCTTTTTGGCGTTGCGGCTGCATGGCTTTTATACACGCAAATTCATCGGCCAATCGACAGGTTAAAAGATGGGATTTTGGCGTTTAAAGGAGCCGACTATAGCGTGCGGATGAAAGTGCCTAAGCAAAAAGAGTTCGCCATTGCAATGAATGGATTTAATGAAATGGCTGAACAAATTCAAACATTGATTGAACAAGTGCTTGCTGAAAAGATCCGCTCTCAAGAGGCATCGTTGAAGCTGTTGCAAGCACAAATTGATCCTCATTTTTTATACAATTGCCTGTTTTACATTAAAAATATGGCAAAAGTGAATAACACCAATGCTGTGGAAGCAATGGCCCTGCATTTAGGTGATTATTTCCGTTATCGTGTAAAAGTGGAGGAAGAAAAAACAACGATAGCAGAAGAAATTAACCTTGTTGAAAATTTTTTGGCGATCCATGCGCTGCGAAAAAGGCGTTTGCACTATGACATTGCAGTTCCGGATGAAATGAAGACGATTACGATTCCCCGGCTCATAATACAACCGATTGTTGAAAATGCGATTGTCCATGCAATTGAAAACATCGAAGGCGATGGATACATCCAAATTACCGGTGAAATAAGCGGGGATAATATCTGCCGCCTGACAGTAGAAAACAATGGCCCGAAACTTGGCGTAGGCAAACTCAATCAATTACAACGAATGCTTGAAGAGGACGTACTTTCTGAAAGTTACGGCATGCGCAACGTCCATCAACGATTAAGACAGACATTTGCTGGCCGCTCTGGCCTCGTGCTATCGGAATCAGAGCTCGGCGGTTTAAAAGTCGAAATTTTATTCGAACAGGAGGTCGTCTGA
- a CDS encoding response regulator transcription factor — protein sequence MDDTGKSFELLLVDDEEATVLGLSALPWETLGIHRVHCACSASEALASLEKGNVDVVVTDIRMPGKSGIDLLAEVEKSPHAPKCLLLSGYAEFAYAQAAIQAQAVDYLLKPVSDEELMQAVGRALSIRKSELEKLQLQKRSMEAIRNNIGDYFEQAITPWLSNKKSTFETKQQLKSYGLPTDINVKALWLFVHIHKEPSTDDVDGMKSVLASNLTKITATAMFNLYKNLYAILLYPLRTQGDESLFNTVKPQMLLLKTQLRKQCQAPITLTTSLPFLFWEEGPKIYQSFLSGTSPLVQEVRHKKEQLAVRVYEYVEAHFFEQPSLQEVADHLFLNAAYLSKRFKEETGEKFSEYIHRLRMDRAVELLAETNMKVSQIAKKLGYKDASYFIKVFKREFHMTPQEFRSR from the coding sequence ATGGATGATACAGGGAAATCGTTCGAATTGCTACTTGTTGATGATGAGGAAGCAACGGTGCTTGGTTTATCGGCTTTGCCATGGGAAACGCTTGGCATCCACCGTGTACATTGCGCATGTTCAGCAAGCGAAGCGCTAGCCTCTTTGGAAAAAGGAAATGTAGATGTTGTTGTGACCGATATTAGAATGCCAGGGAAGTCAGGCATTGATTTGCTCGCAGAAGTGGAAAAGAGTCCACATGCACCAAAATGTTTATTGCTATCTGGTTACGCAGAATTTGCCTATGCCCAAGCAGCTATTCAAGCCCAAGCAGTTGATTATTTACTAAAGCCAGTCAGCGACGAGGAACTAATGCAAGCGGTTGGTCGCGCTTTGTCGATACGGAAAAGCGAATTGGAGAAGTTGCAGTTGCAAAAGCGTTCAATGGAAGCGATTCGCAACAACATTGGCGATTATTTTGAACAGGCCATAACACCGTGGCTGTCCAATAAAAAGAGCACTTTTGAAACCAAACAACAGCTAAAAAGCTACGGCTTGCCAACGGATATAAACGTAAAAGCACTATGGTTATTCGTTCATATTCATAAGGAGCCGTCAACGGACGATGTTGATGGAATGAAATCGGTGCTGGCCAGCAATCTAACAAAAATAACGGCAACAGCAATGTTCAATCTGTATAAAAACCTCTATGCCATATTGCTTTACCCACTCCGCACGCAGGGGGATGAATCGCTTTTTAACACGGTGAAACCGCAAATGTTGTTGCTGAAAACGCAATTACGAAAACAATGCCAGGCACCTATCACATTAACTACCTCGCTGCCATTCTTATTCTGGGAAGAAGGGCCTAAGATTTACCAAAGCTTCCTTTCAGGGACATCGCCATTGGTTCAGGAAGTCCGCCATAAAAAAGAACAGCTGGCCGTTCGCGTTTATGAATATGTAGAAGCACACTTTTTTGAACAGCCTAGCTTGCAAGAAGTAGCAGACCACCTTTTTCTAAACGCGGCCTATTTATCAAAACGGTTTAAAGAAGAGACAGGCGAGAAGTTTAGCGAGTACATCCATCGCTTGCGCATGGATCGTGCCGTGGAGCTCCTCGCAGAAACAAACATGAAAGTTTCGCAAATCGCAAAAAAACTTGGATACAAAGATGCATCTTATTTTATCAAAGTATTCAAGAGAGAGTTTCATATGACCCCACAAGAATTTAGAAGCAGGTAA
- a CDS encoding alpha-glucosidase/alpha-galactosidase yields MKKITFIGAGSTIFAKNVLGDCMHVPALQQFEFALYDIDKQRLSESQTLLTHLKNNLNSTITIKAYDDRKEALRGASYVINAIQVGGYKPSTVIDFEIPKKYGLRQTIGDTIGIGGLFRSLRTIPVLLDIAQDIEEVAPNAWFLNYSNPMAVLTGTLSRYTNVQNVGLCHSVQVCTRDLFKHLGMDHTGIEEKIAGINHVAWLLEVKKDGQDLYPEIKRRAKEKNKEKHHDMVRFQLMERFGYYVTESSEHNAEYHPYFIKSAYPELIDDLNIPLDEYPRRCVSQIERWEQMKQDLVDNAQITHERSIEYGSRIIEAMETGETFMFGGNVLNTGGLIANLPDKACVEVPCVANRSGITPTYVGELPEQLAALNRTNINTQLLTIEAAITKKREHIYHAAMLDPHTSSELSIDDIVSLCDDLIEAHGNYLPEYR; encoded by the coding sequence ATGAAAAAGATTACGTTTATCGGCGCAGGCAGCACCATTTTTGCGAAAAATGTACTCGGTGATTGCATGCACGTGCCAGCGCTGCAACAATTTGAATTTGCGCTTTATGATATTGACAAGCAGCGGCTTTCGGAATCACAGACATTGCTTACACACTTAAAAAATAATTTAAACTCAACGATCACAATAAAAGCTTATGACGACCGCAAAGAAGCGCTGCGCGGCGCCTCGTATGTCATTAACGCCATTCAAGTTGGCGGCTATAAACCAAGCACAGTCATTGACTTTGAAATCCCTAAAAAGTACGGCCTGCGCCAAACAATCGGTGACACTATCGGAATTGGCGGCTTGTTCCGGTCATTGCGTACCATCCCAGTTTTGCTTGATATTGCCCAAGACATTGAAGAAGTGGCGCCAAACGCTTGGTTTTTAAACTATTCGAACCCAATGGCTGTCTTAACTGGCACGCTTTCACGCTACACAAACGTGCAAAATGTTGGCCTTTGCCATAGCGTTCAAGTGTGTACACGTGACTTATTTAAACATCTTGGGATGGACCATACAGGGATTGAGGAAAAAATTGCTGGCATTAACCATGTTGCTTGGCTCCTTGAAGTGAAAAAAGACGGCCAAGACTTATATCCTGAAATCAAACGGCGCGCCAAAGAGAAAAACAAAGAAAAACACCACGATATGGTACGTTTTCAGCTAATGGAACGGTTTGGCTACTATGTGACCGAGTCTTCCGAGCACAATGCCGAATACCATCCGTATTTCATTAAATCAGCCTATCCTGAGCTGATCGACGACCTCAATATCCCTTTAGATGAATACCCACGGCGCTGTGTCAGCCAAATTGAAAGATGGGAGCAAATGAAGCAAGACCTTGTCGACAATGCACAAATTACCCATGAACGTTCGATTGAATATGGATCTCGAATCATCGAAGCGATGGAGACAGGTGAGACATTTATGTTCGGTGGAAATGTTCTCAATACAGGTGGCTTAATCGCCAATCTTCCTGATAAAGCGTGTGTAGAAGTTCCATGCGTTGCCAATCGTTCCGGCATTACGCCTACCTATGTTGGCGAGCTTCCAGAGCAACTAGCTGCTCTAAACAGGACGAACATTAATACACAGTTATTAACGATTGAAGCGGCAATAACAAAAAAACGCGAACATATTTACCATGCTGCCATGCTCGACCCGCATACGTCTTCCGAACTGTCCATCGATGACATTGTTAGCTTATGCGACGATTTAATCGAAGCACATGGCAATTATTTGCCTGAATACCGATAA
- a CDS encoding ABC transporter permease yields the protein MKRNWPLHVLVMPAILLAIVFNYIPLGGIIMAFQEYKPWFGFAGSEWVGFEHFQRIFAFSEGRQVIWNTLVISSFKIVFQLVIPIMFALLLNEVRVMALKRSIQTLVYLPHFLSWVILGGILLDLLSVDGGLVNQVLASIGINPIFFLGDGDWFRVTVIASDVWKDFGFSAIVFLAALAGINPSLYEAAVVDGANRFQQVLYITLPALLPITIVVATLALGNILNAGFDQIFNLYNPLVYDKGDIIDTYVYRQGLIGGNFSYATAVGLFKSVIAFILIVIGYRLAYKYANYRIF from the coding sequence ATGAAACGGAATTGGCCGTTGCATGTCCTCGTCATGCCTGCCATTTTACTTGCTATCGTTTTTAACTACATCCCATTGGGCGGCATCATTATGGCTTTCCAAGAATACAAGCCTTGGTTTGGCTTTGCCGGATCAGAATGGGTTGGATTCGAACATTTTCAGCGAATTTTTGCATTTAGTGAAGGCAGGCAAGTGATTTGGAATACGCTTGTCATTTCTAGTTTTAAAATTGTCTTTCAACTAGTGATTCCGATCATGTTTGCCTTGCTGTTAAATGAAGTAAGGGTTATGGCGTTAAAACGATCGATCCAAACACTCGTGTATTTGCCTCATTTTCTTTCTTGGGTGATTTTAGGGGGCATTTTGCTAGATTTGTTGTCAGTCGACGGCGGTTTAGTGAACCAAGTACTTGCTAGCATCGGCATCAATCCAATCTTCTTTCTAGGCGATGGCGACTGGTTTCGCGTAACCGTCATTGCCAGTGATGTCTGGAAAGACTTCGGTTTTTCGGCGATTGTCTTTTTAGCTGCGCTTGCAGGGATTAACCCGAGTCTGTATGAAGCAGCAGTCGTTGACGGGGCCAATCGTTTTCAGCAAGTGCTTTATATTACGTTGCCTGCGCTTTTGCCAATTACGATTGTAGTAGCGACTTTGGCGCTCGGCAATATTTTAAATGCAGGATTTGACCAAATCTTTAACTTATATAATCCGCTTGTGTATGACAAAGGCGATATTATTGATACGTATGTGTATCGGCAAGGGTTAATTGGCGGCAATTTTAGCTATGCAACTGCCGTTGGCTTGTTTAAATCAGTCATTGCATTCATCTTGATTGTGATTGGGTATCGCCTTGCCTACAAATACGCAAACTACCGGATTTTTTAG
- a CDS encoding fatty acid desaturase, whose translation MKSQTKQMNLKRKAATFAQADTRAGLLQLCNTVFPLAFLWVAAYQSLSLSIWLSLLFSVIGGGFVVRLFIIFHDCTHGSFFKHAKANRVLGTFLGIITHFPFEKWKRSHAMHHATSGNLDKRGTGDIWLLTIEEYEQASIWKKTAYRLYRNPLIMFGLGPLYLFLIENRLNKRGAKRKERLNTHVTNVAIVALYAVGIWLLGWEAFLLVQGPLMFIAGAAGIWLFYVQHQFEDSYFENEAEWDFVKAAVEGSSYYKLPKPLQWITGNIGFHHVHHLSPKVPNYNLEKTHQQVVPLQKATTITLATSLASLKFRLFDEKNKTFVSFGDFKKMRKMKLAAHRSL comes from the coding sequence ATGAAGAGCCAAACGAAACAAATGAACCTTAAGCGTAAAGCTGCGACATTCGCGCAAGCAGATACAAGAGCTGGTCTTCTGCAACTTTGTAACACGGTATTTCCACTAGCATTTCTATGGGTGGCTGCTTATCAAAGCCTGTCTCTGTCTATTTGGCTGTCGCTGCTTTTCTCGGTAATAGGCGGTGGATTTGTTGTTAGGTTGTTTATTATTTTCCACGACTGTACACATGGTTCTTTTTTTAAACACGCCAAGGCCAATCGGGTGCTAGGGACATTTTTGGGCATCATTACTCATTTCCCTTTTGAAAAGTGGAAGCGGAGCCATGCGATGCACCATGCGACTAGCGGAAATCTCGATAAGAGAGGCACAGGCGATATTTGGTTGTTAACGATTGAGGAGTATGAACAAGCCTCCATCTGGAAAAAAACAGCGTACAGGTTATACCGTAACCCGCTTATCATGTTTGGGCTTGGGCCACTCTATTTGTTTTTAATTGAAAATCGTTTGAATAAAAGAGGGGCGAAACGTAAGGAGCGTCTCAATACGCATGTCACCAATGTTGCAATAGTTGCGCTATACGCAGTCGGCATTTGGTTGCTTGGTTGGGAAGCGTTTCTTTTAGTGCAAGGGCCGCTTATGTTTATTGCGGGTGCAGCCGGCATTTGGCTTTTCTATGTTCAGCATCAGTTTGAAGATTCCTATTTTGAAAATGAAGCCGAATGGGATTTTGTAAAGGCGGCTGTGGAGGGCAGCTCTTATTACAAGTTGCCAAAGCCATTACAGTGGATAACGGGTAACATTGGCTTCCACCATGTCCATCATTTAAGCCCTAAAGTGCCAAATTACAATCTGGAAAAGACACACCAACAAGTTGTACCATTACAAAAAGCAACAACGATCACCCTTGCGACAAGTTTAGCGTCACTAAAGTTTCGCTTGTTTGATGAGAAGAATAAGACGTTCGTTAGTTTTGGAGACTTTAAAAAGATGAGAAAGATGAAGCTGGCGGCCCATCGCTCCTTATAA